A single genomic interval of Peromyscus leucopus breed LL Stock chromosome 7, UCI_PerLeu_2.1, whole genome shotgun sequence harbors:
- the Scn4b gene encoding sodium channel subunit beta-4, with amino-acid sequence MSRAGDRGKTLARWLGTGLLGLFLLPMSLPLEVSVGKATTIYAINGSAILLPCTFSSCFGFENLYFRWSYNNTETHRILIDGIVKNEKSDPKVKVKSDDRITLEGSTKEKMNNISILLSDLEFSDTGKYTCFVRNPKEKDLNSSATIFLQVVDKLEEVDNTVTLIILAVVGGVIGLLVCILLLKKLITFILKKTREKKKECLVSSSGNDNTENGLPGSKAEEKPPTKV; translated from the exons GTCTCTTCTTGCTCCCTATGTCCCTGCCGTTGGAGGTGTCTGTGGGAAAGGCTACCACCATTTACGCTATCAACGGCTCAGCGATCCTGCTGCCCTGCACCTTCTCCAGCTGTTTTGGCTTCGAGAATCTCTACTTCAGATGGTCCTACAATAACACCGAGACGCACAGGATT CTCATAGACGGCATTGTGAAGAATGAGAAGTCTGACCCAAAGGTGAAGGTGAAGAGTGATGACCGCATTACCCTGGAGGGCTCCACGAAGGAGAAGATGAACAACATCTCCATCCTGCTGAGTGACCTGGAGTTCAGTGATACGGGCAAATACACCTGCTTCGTGAGGAACCCCAAAGAGAAGGACCTCAACAGCTCTGCCACCATCTTCCTCCAAGTGGTTGATAAAC TGGAAGAAGTGGACAACACGGTGACGCTCATCATCCTGGCCGTGGTGGGTGGGGTCATTGGACTTCTGGTCTGCATCCTGCTGCTGAAGAAGCTCATCACCTTCATCCTCAAGAAGACCCGAGAGAAGAA GAAGGAATGTCTAGTGAGTTCCTCCGGGAACGACAACACAGAGAATGGTCTACCCGGCTCCAAGGCAGAGGAGAAGCCACCCACAAAAGTGTGA